A section of the Cutibacterium granulosum genome encodes:
- the hemC gene encoding hydroxymethylbilane synthase, protein MTVIRLGTRASALATTQSQTVADLLTAQGLQVELFHVTTDGDTSTASLRQMGGTGVFATAIRYALIGSQCDVAVHSFKDLPTAQPIGLRVAAVPPREDPRDALVARDSLTLDELPKGAKVGTGSPRRFAQLLAQRPDLQIVDIRGNVDTRLGRVKGLGRYAKGGGREDLDAVILACAGLERLGHAGLITERLSTDVLMPAPAQGALAVECRNADSLHGPLAKALQAIDDRPSHLAALAERAVLNRLGAGCAAPVGAHATLTEGGPDKTAQPDVLHLQAVVCSLDGTKQVRKEASIELPPLTEHFAAAYGIGEKLAEDLLDAGAGEITDLSASRSTPANPDVHDSASAIRSSEAHSDTPGTQTAAGSKEGR, encoded by the coding sequence ATGACAGTCATTCGTCTGGGAACCCGCGCCAGCGCACTTGCGACCACGCAGTCGCAGACCGTTGCAGACCTGCTCACAGCGCAGGGTCTGCAGGTGGAGTTGTTCCACGTCACCACCGACGGCGACACCTCCACCGCGTCACTGCGGCAGATGGGTGGCACCGGCGTCTTCGCCACCGCGATTCGTTACGCCCTCATCGGCTCCCAGTGCGACGTGGCCGTCCACTCTTTCAAGGACCTGCCCACCGCCCAACCGATCGGTCTGCGGGTGGCAGCGGTGCCGCCACGGGAGGATCCGCGCGACGCCCTGGTGGCCCGCGACTCACTCACTCTTGACGAGCTGCCCAAGGGGGCGAAGGTGGGCACCGGCTCCCCGCGTCGATTCGCCCAACTGCTGGCACAACGTCCTGACCTGCAGATCGTCGACATCCGAGGCAACGTCGACACTCGGCTGGGACGAGTCAAGGGCCTGGGACGGTACGCCAAGGGGGGCGGCCGGGAGGATCTGGACGCCGTCATCCTGGCCTGCGCCGGGCTGGAGCGGCTCGGCCACGCAGGACTCATCACCGAACGCTTGAGCACCGACGTCCTCATGCCAGCCCCCGCCCAGGGAGCGCTGGCCGTGGAGTGCCGCAATGCCGACTCCCTGCACGGTCCACTGGCCAAGGCCCTGCAGGCCATCGACGACCGTCCTTCCCATCTGGCGGCGCTGGCCGAACGCGCCGTGCTCAACCGACTGGGCGCTGGATGCGCCGCCCCGGTCGGCGCCCACGCCACCCTCACCGAGGGCGGCCCAGACAAGACTGCCCAACCCGACGTGCTGCACCTGCAGGCCGTCGTCTGTTCCCTGGACGGCACCAAGCAGGTGCGCAAGGAGGCCAGCATCGAGCTGCCCCCGCTCACCGAGCACTTCGCCGCTGCCTACGGGATCGGTGAGAAGCTGGCCGAGGACCTGCTGGACGCCGGGGCCGGTGAGATCACGGATCTGTCGGCGTCCAGGAGCACGCCCGCGAACCCGGATGTGCACGACTCCGCCAGTGCAATTCGCAGCAGTGAGGCTCACAGTGACACGCCCGGTACGCAGACCGCAGCGGGCAGCAAGGAGGGCCGGTGA
- a CDS encoding uroporphyrinogen-III synthase produces the protein MSTQAVLPPVLVPRKSSHDRIGTALKQHGFGVIHAAVTRIVTLPDAEKLHEEATWQADWLVVTSANTVRMLPPDRLTRAREGGMRVAAVGRATARALAGLGVKADLVPQTQSGAGLVDAWSEEGARVLLPVSQLAAPTVPEGLAAKGCHVNRVDAYTSEALEELPEVVVQAWPALAAVVVTSSSVARALAHLTEQAGLAWTRQQPIAIGGPTAATLAELGYPAAAVAAAPTPEGILTATLGVIHD, from the coding sequence GTGAGCACCCAAGCCGTCCTGCCCCCGGTCCTGGTGCCGCGCAAGTCGTCCCACGACCGGATCGGCACCGCTCTCAAGCAGCACGGATTCGGCGTCATCCACGCCGCAGTGACGCGGATCGTCACTCTGCCGGACGCCGAGAAGCTGCATGAGGAGGCCACCTGGCAGGCCGACTGGCTCGTCGTCACCTCGGCCAATACTGTGCGCATGCTGCCCCCGGACCGCCTGACCCGGGCCCGGGAGGGGGGAATGCGAGTCGCCGCGGTGGGCAGGGCCACCGCACGTGCCTTGGCAGGCCTGGGCGTCAAGGCAGATCTGGTGCCGCAGACCCAGAGCGGAGCCGGTCTGGTCGACGCCTGGAGCGAGGAGGGCGCACGAGTCCTGCTACCGGTCTCCCAGCTCGCCGCACCCACGGTGCCCGAGGGACTGGCCGCCAAGGGCTGTCACGTCAACCGTGTCGACGCCTACACCAGTGAGGCCTTGGAGGAGCTGCCCGAGGTCGTCGTGCAAGCCTGGCCGGCCCTGGCCGCGGTCGTCGTCACCTCATCGTCGGTGGCGCGCGCCCTGGCCCACCTCACCGAACAGGCCGGGCTCGCCTGGACCCGGCAACAACCCATTGCCATCGGCGGACCCACCGCCGCAACCCTCGCCGAACTGGGGTACCCAGCCGCTGCTGTCGCAGCCGCCCCGACGCCCGAGGGAATTCTCACCGCAACCCTGGGAGTGATTCATGACTGA
- the hemB gene encoding porphobilinogen synthase, which produces MRRMVAETRVSPAQLMLPAFVAEGLTEPREISAMPWQYQHTLDSIKKLAEQAAEAGIAGIDLFGVPTEKDEIGSQAWNPEGILNKGIAAVRDAVGDDLVICTDTCLDEFTSHGHCGALTEDGRVDNDATLPLYAAMAVSQARAGAHVVSPSGMMDGQIAVIREALDDAGFTDVAILAYSAKYASAFFGPFREAVDCSLKGDRKAYQQDPANRIEGMRETLLDVAEGADMVMVKPASHYLDVLSDVAAEVTIPVAAYQVSGEYAMLESAAAKGWIDRRRCISESLTSIVRAGADIVLTYWAIEAAGWLREEF; this is translated from the coding sequence ATGCGTCGCATGGTCGCCGAGACCCGGGTGTCCCCCGCCCAGCTCATGCTGCCGGCCTTCGTCGCCGAGGGGCTCACCGAACCCCGCGAGATCAGCGCCATGCCCTGGCAGTACCAGCACACCCTGGATTCGATCAAGAAGCTTGCCGAGCAGGCCGCCGAGGCTGGCATCGCCGGAATCGACCTGTTCGGCGTGCCCACCGAGAAGGACGAGATCGGTTCACAGGCGTGGAATCCGGAAGGAATCCTAAACAAGGGCATCGCCGCCGTGCGTGACGCGGTGGGCGACGACCTGGTCATCTGCACCGACACCTGCCTGGACGAGTTCACCAGCCACGGCCATTGTGGCGCACTCACCGAGGACGGACGCGTCGACAACGACGCCACCCTGCCGCTGTACGCCGCGATGGCCGTCAGCCAAGCACGGGCCGGGGCCCACGTCGTCTCCCCCTCGGGCATGATGGACGGCCAGATCGCGGTGATCCGTGAGGCTCTGGACGACGCCGGGTTCACCGACGTGGCGATCCTGGCCTACTCCGCCAAGTACGCCTCGGCCTTCTTCGGCCCGTTCCGGGAGGCCGTGGACTGCAGCCTCAAGGGCGATCGCAAGGCCTACCAGCAGGATCCGGCCAACCGCATCGAGGGTATGCGCGAGACCCTGCTCGACGTGGCCGAGGGAGCCGACATGGTCATGGTCAAGCCGGCCTCGCACTACCTGGACGTGCTCAGTGACGTCGCCGCCGAGGTGACCATCCCGGTGGCTGCCTACCAGGTGTCGGGTGAGTACGCCATGCTGGAGTCCGCAGCCGCCAAGGGGTGGATCGACCGTCGCCGTTGCATCAGCGAGTCGCTCACCTCCATCGTGCGAGCCGGAGCCGACATCGTCCTCACCTACTGGGCGATCGAGGCCGCCGGCTGGCTGCGCGAGGAATTCTGA
- the hemL gene encoding glutamate-1-semialdehyde 2,1-aminomutase, whose protein sequence is MSTNAELFDQAKKVIPGGVDSPVRAYGSVGGVPRFIDHAQGPWIWDAEGHRYVDLVCTWGPALLGHAHPKVVQAVKDAAEKGLSFGAPTRTETMLADEIRSRVDPVQKVRFVSTGTEATMTAVRLARGATGRDVIVKFAGLYHGHSDALLAAAGSGVATAGLPGSAGVPAASTADTLVLPYNDVDALEQAFAERGDEIAGVIVESTPANMGVVPPLPGFCTAIRKLTAEHDAIMIVDEVLAGFRCSAAGYWGVLDRDGEHFVPDLFTFGKVVGGGMPLAALGGRAEVMDLLAPTGPVYQAGTLSGNPLATIAGLTTLQLADAGVYTRLDARSEQWRDALHGALGRAGVPHQINNAASLFSVFLGCEQPVHDYEGAKSQNAEAYSAFFHSMLDDGVNLPPSCFEAWFLSDAHDEETFEVFTAALPAACEAAAKVIGG, encoded by the coding sequence ATGAGCACCAATGCCGAACTGTTCGACCAGGCCAAGAAGGTCATTCCCGGCGGGGTGGACTCGCCGGTGCGTGCCTATGGATCGGTGGGTGGGGTGCCGCGATTCATCGACCATGCCCAGGGCCCGTGGATCTGGGACGCCGAGGGGCACCGCTACGTCGACCTGGTGTGCACCTGGGGCCCGGCCCTGCTCGGCCACGCCCACCCGAAGGTCGTCCAGGCCGTCAAGGACGCCGCCGAGAAGGGACTGAGCTTCGGCGCACCGACGCGCACCGAGACCATGCTCGCCGATGAGATCCGTTCTCGGGTGGATCCGGTGCAGAAGGTCCGGTTCGTCTCGACGGGAACCGAGGCGACGATGACGGCGGTGCGGTTGGCACGCGGCGCCACCGGGCGTGACGTCATCGTCAAGTTCGCCGGTCTGTACCACGGCCATTCCGATGCCTTGCTGGCCGCAGCCGGCTCGGGGGTGGCCACCGCAGGGTTGCCCGGCTCGGCCGGTGTGCCGGCGGCCTCCACCGCGGACACTCTCGTGCTGCCCTACAACGACGTCGACGCCTTGGAGCAGGCCTTCGCCGAGCGCGGCGACGAGATCGCCGGTGTCATCGTCGAGTCCACCCCGGCGAACATGGGTGTCGTGCCGCCGCTGCCCGGCTTCTGCACCGCCATCCGCAAACTCACCGCCGAGCACGACGCGATCATGATCGTCGACGAGGTGCTCGCCGGGTTCCGCTGCTCGGCAGCCGGGTACTGGGGGGTCCTGGACCGCGACGGGGAGCACTTCGTGCCGGATCTGTTCACCTTCGGCAAGGTCGTCGGTGGCGGCATGCCGCTGGCCGCGCTGGGAGGGCGCGCCGAGGTGATGGACCTGCTGGCCCCCACCGGACCCGTCTACCAGGCCGGAACCCTGTCGGGGAATCCGTTGGCGACGATCGCCGGGCTCACCACCCTGCAGCTGGCCGACGCGGGCGTCTACACCCGTCTCGATGCTCGCTCCGAGCAGTGGCGTGACGCCCTGCACGGGGCTCTGGGCCGCGCCGGGGTGCCGCACCAGATCAACAACGCGGCATCGCTGTTCAGCGTCTTCCTGGGCTGCGAGCAGCCGGTGCACGACTACGAGGGCGCCAAGTCGCAGAATGCGGAGGCGTACTCGGCGTTCTTCCACTCCATGCTGGACGACGGGGTCAACCTGCCGCCGAGCTGCTTCGAGGCATGGTTCCTCTCCGACGCCCACGACGAGGAGACCTTCGAGGTCTTCACCGCTGCGCTCCCGGCAGCCTGTGAGGCGGCGGCCAAGGTGATCGGTGGCTGA
- a CDS encoding A/G-specific adenine glycosylase yields MDPETVATVCAWYRTNGRDLPWRRPGTSPWAVLVSEVMSQQTPVARVIGPWTEWMQRWPTPDDLAEEEPGTAVAAWGRLGYPRRALRLHACAVAIATQHDGQVPSDRDELVSLPGIGDYTAAAVVSFAFGGRAVVLDTNVRRLIARAECGIGNCPSSLTRAERELASGLVPDDAPARWAVASMELGALVCTARSPHCTECPIAGSCRWLAAGRPDNAPTRRAQPWKGTDRQCRGVIMDVVRNCPDGVPVETTLSAWPHRDQAEHCLDWLVADGLLHRTDDTVRL; encoded by the coding sequence CTGGATCCCGAGACAGTGGCAACGGTCTGTGCCTGGTACCGCACCAATGGCCGTGATCTGCCGTGGCGCCGGCCGGGAACCTCCCCGTGGGCAGTGCTCGTCAGTGAGGTGATGAGCCAGCAGACGCCGGTGGCCCGGGTGATCGGCCCGTGGACCGAGTGGATGCAGCGCTGGCCCACCCCGGACGACCTGGCCGAGGAGGAACCCGGTACTGCCGTGGCCGCCTGGGGGCGGCTAGGCTACCCGCGCCGGGCACTACGGTTGCACGCCTGTGCGGTGGCCATCGCCACCCAGCACGACGGCCAGGTACCGAGCGATCGCGACGAGCTGGTCTCGCTGCCCGGAATCGGCGACTACACGGCGGCAGCGGTCGTCTCGTTCGCCTTCGGGGGTCGGGCGGTGGTGTTGGACACCAATGTTCGCCGTCTCATCGCCCGGGCCGAGTGCGGGATCGGCAACTGCCCCAGCTCGCTCACCCGGGCGGAACGCGAGCTGGCGTCGGGCTTGGTGCCCGACGACGCCCCAGCGCGGTGGGCGGTGGCGTCGATGGAGTTGGGAGCGCTGGTGTGCACGGCCCGCTCCCCGCACTGCACCGAGTGCCCGATCGCCGGTTCGTGTCGCTGGTTGGCCGCTGGGCGTCCGGACAATGCCCCGACCCGTCGTGCCCAACCGTGGAAGGGCACCGACCGGCAGTGCCGCGGGGTGATCATGGACGTGGTGCGCAACTGCCCGGATGGGGTGCCGGTGGAGACGACCCTGTCGGCCTGGCCGCATCGGGACCAGGCCGAGCACTGCCTCGACTGGCTCGTTGCAGACGGGCTGCTGCACCGCACGGACGACACCGTGCGGTTGTGA